One stretch of Acholeplasma laidlawii PG-8A DNA includes these proteins:
- a CDS encoding glycoside hydrolase family 16 protein, translating to MKKTVIALCVLLFTSLLIACDKREDEPPIVVERSKIEGYTYDKDNITDYALVWSDEFDYEGLPDDDKWGYDVGGHGWGNNELQNYTSDQNAFVKDGILTIEAIKDEKGSWTSARMVTRNKGDWKWGKIEVRAKLPTGRGTWPAIWMLPTDWQYGSWPNSGEIDIMEHVGYDQNRIHASIHTQAYNHKIGTQKGGSKVIPTASEAFHTYTVEWFPDLIIFSIDNEVYYTYNPFNLVDIPKNRHWPFDRRFHLLLNIAIGGDWGAAQGIDPELSYAKMEIDFVRVYQSPTIQNLVREID from the coding sequence ATGAAAAAAACTGTGATTGCATTATGTGTATTATTGTTTACATCCTTGCTAATTGCTTGTGATAAAAGAGAAGATGAACCACCCATTGTAGTAGAACGCTCTAAAATTGAAGGTTATACTTATGATAAAGACAATATTACTGATTATGCTTTGGTGTGGTCTGATGAGTTTGATTATGAAGGTTTACCTGATGATGATAAATGGGGTTATGATGTAGGCGGACACGGATGGGGAAATAATGAACTACAAAATTACACAAGTGATCAAAACGCCTTTGTTAAAGATGGCATACTCACCATAGAAGCGATAAAAGATGAAAAAGGAAGTTGGACATCAGCACGTATGGTCACCAGAAATAAAGGTGATTGGAAGTGGGGTAAGATTGAAGTGAGAGCTAAACTTCCAACAGGTCGCGGAACGTGGCCTGCAATATGGATGTTACCTACTGATTGGCAGTATGGTAGTTGGCCAAATAGTGGTGAAATAGATATCATGGAACACGTAGGTTATGACCAAAACCGTATTCATGCGAGTATCCATACCCAAGCATATAATCACAAAATAGGCACTCAAAAAGGTGGTTCTAAAGTGATTCCAACTGCAAGTGAAGCTTTTCATACCTATACAGTTGAATGGTTTCCAGATTTGATAATTTTTTCAATTGATAACGAAGTGTATTATACTTATAATCCTTTTAATTTGGTTGATATACCAAAAAACAGACACTGGCCATTTGATCGACGTTTTCATCTATTATTAAATATCGCAATAGGTGGTGATTGGGGTGCAGCTCAAGGTATAGATCCTGAATTGAGCTATGCCAAAATGGAAATTGATTTTGTTAGAGTGTATCAATCACCAACAATTCAAAATTTAGTAAGGGAAATTGATTAA
- a CDS encoding carbohydrate ABC transporter permease, translated as MIKYMNDLFGKIKLLFKKVTSHISISKIRKYLFGHKASGGVIGKLVIYVLLIGISYVFLFPIIRMILLSFMTRKDLLSPEVSWIPTGLTFSNFVVSNHVLQLLPPSWFAPGLSFIDRFLGTFTNPGNLIKSLFNMTTLALIQTVIAAFTGFAFARYNFKFKKFFFVMLLVSFIIPLPMVTVPRIMIISGIQENIWIPIYDALFANNFLGSFFSRALFSTLIPQVLFSFFGQGINSAILILIFYNFFKMIPITLDEAARIDGASSFQVFWHIYVKLVVPIILIVFLFSFIWNWNDIYTATIYYQSGNPLVVMRLSLFDSIFADQANSAPGDVGIGLINEGYKSAATFLSILPLFIIYIVAQKQFIAGIERTGMTGE; from the coding sequence ATGATTAAATATATGAATGACCTATTTGGTAAAATTAAATTACTATTTAAAAAAGTCACCTCACACATTTCTATAAGTAAAATACGAAAATACTTATTTGGGCATAAAGCTAGTGGTGGTGTTATCGGTAAACTTGTCATCTATGTATTATTAATTGGTATTAGTTATGTATTTTTATTTCCAATTATTCGTATGATTTTACTCTCATTTATGACGAGAAAGGACTTATTAAGTCCTGAGGTTTCATGGATTCCAACTGGATTAACTTTTAGTAACTTTGTTGTTTCTAATCATGTACTACAGTTACTACCACCTTCTTGGTTTGCACCAGGTTTAAGTTTTATCGATCGTTTTTTAGGTACATTTACAAATCCAGGTAACTTGATTAAAAGCTTATTTAACATGACTACACTTGCACTAATTCAAACAGTTATTGCTGCATTTACAGGCTTTGCTTTTGCACGATATAATTTTAAGTTTAAGAAATTCTTCTTTGTGATGTTATTAGTGTCCTTCATTATTCCACTACCAATGGTCACAGTACCTAGAATTATGATTATAAGCGGTATACAAGAAAATATTTGGATTCCTATTTATGATGCTTTATTTGCTAATAATTTCTTAGGTTCATTTTTCAGTAGAGCGTTATTTTCCACACTAATTCCTCAAGTACTATTTTCATTTTTTGGCCAAGGTATCAACTCAGCTATTCTTATATTAATTTTCTATAATTTCTTTAAAATGATTCCAATTACATTAGATGAAGCAGCACGAATTGATGGAGCATCTTCATTCCAAGTATTTTGGCATATTTATGTTAAGTTAGTTGTCCCAATTATTTTAATCGTATTTCTATTTTCATTTATTTGGAATTGGAATGATATCTATACAGCAACTATTTATTATCAATCTGGTAATCCGCTTGTAGTCATGAGATTAAGTCTATTTGATTCAATATTTGCAGATCAAGCAAATAGTGCACCAGGTGATGTTGGTATCGGTTTAATTAACGAAGGTTATAAATCTGCAGCAACATTCTTGTCTATCTTACCTTTATTTATTATTTATATAGTTGCACAAAAGCAATTTATTGCAGGTATTGAACGTACCGGAATGACAGGTGAATAA
- a CDS encoding carbohydrate ABC transporter permease, which yields MSKLRVRKPKNENVAYLFLLPWLIGLIFFIIYPFINTIWLSFNLVSKDVYGWTYSFIGTENYVTAFFRNTEFNQLVVGFISMEITYVPMILVISLILAILLNSKIKFRTGFRLIFFFPVVVISGPVMTQLRSSNTMQLMDISELLIFRMIDNISPFFSNILMSIFDNFTLILWFTGIPIILFLNGLQKIDNSLYEAAQIDGANSWQMLWKIMLPNLRSTGLVVGIYTVVQIAIFEVNPIYSFVVGTINSNYTNGLGFAAAVVIVYSAIVLAFVGVIFLVLRTKDDTKYLDTLKEKQLKHIARINRVQLKKLRDEETLKEWFDRVFKKKKDKGDMS from the coding sequence ATGTCAAAATTAAGGGTTAGAAAACCGAAAAATGAAAATGTAGCATACTTATTTTTACTTCCTTGGTTGATAGGATTGATATTTTTCATTATCTATCCATTCATCAATACAATCTGGTTAAGTTTTAATTTAGTATCTAAAGACGTCTATGGTTGGACATATTCATTTATTGGAACTGAAAATTATGTAACAGCATTTTTTAGAAATACTGAGTTTAACCAGTTAGTTGTAGGCTTTATTTCTATGGAAATTACTTATGTGCCTATGATTTTAGTTATATCTTTAATCCTAGCAATACTACTTAATAGTAAAATTAAATTTAGAACGGGTTTCAGATTAATATTTTTCTTCCCTGTAGTTGTTATTAGTGGACCTGTTATGACACAATTAAGAAGTTCTAATACCATGCAACTCATGGATATATCAGAATTACTCATATTTAGGATGATCGACAATATTTCGCCTTTCTTTAGTAACATTTTAATGTCGATTTTTGATAATTTTACATTAATACTTTGGTTTACAGGGATACCAATTATATTATTTTTAAATGGTTTACAAAAAATTGATAATAGTTTATATGAAGCAGCACAAATCGATGGTGCTAATTCATGGCAAATGCTATGGAAGATTATGCTACCAAATTTAAGATCTACTGGACTTGTTGTAGGTATTTATACTGTGGTACAAATAGCAATCTTTGAAGTGAATCCGATTTACTCATTTGTCGTCGGTACTATCAACTCCAACTATACGAATGGTTTAGGATTTGCTGCTGCAGTTGTTATTGTTTATTCTGCGATAGTACTTGCATTTGTTGGTGTTATATTCTTAGTTCTAAGAACTAAAGATGACACAAAATATCTAGATACATTAAAGGAAAAACAACTCAAACATATCGCACGTATCAATCGTGTTCAATTGAAGAAATTAAGAGATGAAGAAACACTTAAAGAATGGTTTGATCGTGTATTTAAGAAGAAGAAAGATAAAGGTGACATGTCATGA
- a CDS encoding DUF5696 domain-containing protein produces the protein MFSIKRTILVICIVILLGFTVNAVYIESSKDTKMPPDEVVIVPLNKDGFTLIQENANFEYYYKKHNGIFAVYDKRNGFTWKSGIDHDYDGYIESTVELFIKNNPGASDEDILAIAKPLEEQMNNSREGIANSLIMIEYLNRLSPNRPLTQTGSSTKNFIIAPDLNNPEIETVQERVSNSVNTDVLKNVNNDPNHFRLDFKFKAIDVEVKVHLHLTLDGFSIEIRDSEIEGDDTDLIGSISIAPFMGSYGGKISLPSVHTETFESEEGTITEKEVKWDTVVNKPRNEGYIFVPDGSGALIRFTDYQSSLNGYTGHVYGQDIAQLPSHSRTEPNFIPHKDPSMPVFGISYGDGTQAAFLSHTSSGDEYMQIYARPSNSSDAYNLTDYMIAHSRYLYNRVYTQVYNQSGASYQSLFEERNHFDIHQHFYMLAGDGTTLDNPYRADYVGMAIKYRDYLHESGVLSYKNEQFINIPMRIDFLMSDAKNALIGTEDVVVTTIDEVKKILETLQNEGVYNINSGLLGYQKGGVTLGRKSSPNWSDSIGSKSKFTQTVKYLNELGIDVSLHQDYTTIYSENMFLIDNAMKHIGGWYSEYNYRRTTGPVEKQYYATPNRASSWVLNTYNKTSKMGFESYTYDGISNLLYSHYRSNENITTVTDTIKLYEDTFTKIDASTKINAIMPNMYLWPYVDRHLSTPLFSSQHLVETDTVPFLQLVLNGAMENYATYSNFSFYQQKDVLRMIDYNTFPSFVLTHDPAYKLIATHSSNYYSTEFTLYEEMIKDIYNDVNSALASVMNEVWVGRSVLQPGVIVNTYANGYEVVINYTEDTVIYKGITVEKLNYKLVI, from the coding sequence ATGTTTTCAATTAAAAGAACTATTCTAGTAATCTGTATCGTTATATTACTTGGTTTCACGGTGAATGCGGTATATATTGAATCTAGTAAAGATACTAAAATGCCACCTGATGAAGTCGTAATCGTACCACTAAATAAGGATGGCTTTACACTCATTCAAGAAAATGCCAACTTTGAATACTATTATAAAAAACATAATGGTATATTTGCTGTCTATGATAAAAGAAACGGTTTTACTTGGAAAAGTGGTATTGATCATGACTATGATGGTTACATTGAAAGTACTGTAGAATTATTTATTAAAAATAATCCAGGTGCATCAGATGAAGACATATTAGCTATTGCAAAACCTTTAGAGGAACAAATGAACAACTCTAGAGAAGGTATTGCAAACTCTTTAATCATGATTGAATATCTCAATCGCTTAAGTCCAAATCGTCCTTTAACACAAACAGGAAGTAGTACAAAGAACTTCATTATTGCACCAGATTTAAACAATCCTGAAATAGAAACAGTTCAAGAACGTGTATCTAATTCTGTGAATACGGACGTTTTAAAGAATGTAAACAACGATCCTAACCATTTTAGACTTGATTTTAAATTTAAAGCCATTGATGTAGAGGTTAAGGTACATCTACATTTAACTTTAGATGGATTTTCTATTGAAATTAGAGATAGCGAAATTGAGGGAGATGACACAGATTTAATTGGATCAATCTCCATCGCACCTTTTATGGGTTCTTACGGTGGTAAGATTTCTTTACCAAGTGTACATACTGAAACCTTTGAATCCGAAGAAGGCACAATAACAGAAAAAGAAGTAAAGTGGGACACGGTAGTCAATAAACCTAGAAATGAAGGCTACATATTCGTTCCAGATGGAAGTGGCGCATTAATCCGTTTTACAGATTACCAATCCTCATTAAATGGTTATACTGGTCATGTATATGGACAAGATATTGCACAATTACCATCACATAGCCGCACAGAACCCAATTTTATACCTCATAAAGATCCATCTATGCCAGTATTTGGTATCTCTTATGGCGATGGAACTCAAGCAGCATTTTTATCACACACTAGTAGTGGTGATGAGTATATGCAAATATATGCTAGACCATCTAACTCAAGTGATGCCTATAACTTAACTGATTATATGATTGCACATTCAAGATATCTATATAATCGAGTCTATACTCAAGTTTATAATCAGTCTGGAGCAAGCTATCAGTCCTTATTTGAGGAAAGAAATCACTTTGACATCCATCAACATTTTTATATGCTTGCAGGAGATGGTACAACTCTAGATAACCCTTATCGCGCAGATTATGTCGGTATGGCAATTAAATATCGTGATTATTTACATGAATCAGGCGTATTAAGTTATAAAAATGAACAGTTTATAAATATTCCAATGAGAATTGACTTCTTAATGAGTGATGCAAAAAATGCATTAATCGGAACAGAAGATGTTGTTGTTACAACAATTGATGAAGTAAAAAAGATTTTAGAAACATTACAAAATGAAGGTGTCTATAATATTAATTCAGGGTTACTCGGTTACCAAAAAGGTGGTGTAACTCTCGGTCGAAAATCAAGCCCTAATTGGAGTGATTCAATAGGTAGTAAATCTAAATTTACTCAAACAGTTAAGTATCTAAATGAACTTGGTATCGATGTATCCTTACATCAAGACTATACAACAATTTACTCTGAAAATATGTTCTTAATAGATAATGCGATGAAACATATCGGAGGTTGGTATAGTGAATATAACTATAGAAGAACAACTGGCCCGGTAGAAAAGCAGTATTATGCTACACCTAATAGAGCATCATCATGGGTCTTAAATACTTATAATAAGACCTCTAAAATGGGCTTTGAAAGTTATACTTATGATGGCATTTCAAACCTCTTGTATAGCCATTATAGAAGTAATGAAAATATTACTACTGTTACAGATACAATAAAACTTTATGAAGATACTTTTACTAAGATTGATGCATCAACAAAGATTAATGCCATCATGCCTAATATGTATTTATGGCCATACGTTGATAGACATTTAAGTACACCCCTATTTAGTTCTCAACACCTTGTTGAAACTGATACTGTACCATTCTTACAATTGGTATTGAATGGTGCTATGGAGAATTATGCGACCTATTCAAACTTCTCATTCTACCAACAAAAAGATGTATTAAGAATGATAGACTACAATACATTCCCATCATTTGTATTAACACACGATCCTGCCTATAAATTAATTGCAACACATTCATCTAACTATTATTCTACTGAATTTACATTATATGAAGAGATGATAAAAGATATCTATAATGATGTCAACAGTGCACTCGCAAGTGTGATGAATGAGGTGTGGGTAGGTAGAAGCGTACTACAACCAGGTGTTATTGTAAATACCTATGCAAACGGCTATGAAGTTGTAATTAACTACACAGAAGATACTGTAATCTATAAAGGTATAACCGTTGAAAAGCTTAACTATAAGCTTGTTATTTAA
- a CDS encoding YIP1 family protein: MMKNTKRIITILLFIVAFIVIYATPVFASAATSYTLTLNAKGEFVRTQDAYLPLRTTMELNLNKPEDMMFDDDGFLWIADTGNMRILKYDSVTNELLFELTYPEFLAPKGLYISSRGLYVADSAAKAVFRFDLDGTFIEKFERPDSLSFGETSFEPSKIAVDNRGNLYIYGEGVSNGIIQLSNIGEFLGFFTTNKIRLSVVQQFQKLILTPEQFDNLLARSPQTFSSIFIDDNSMVYTTTMSTYFNAVKKHNTQGGNIFKRMISFDDARDIYVDKEGIVYAGMQSGAIFVYDQTGDFIFYFGASNSDISSNQDISGVFQRLSSIAVRDDGVIFALDDAKSFLQSFEPTAYAKEIYRAINLYEDRLYQEAIDAWSEVLNLNQMSVIAHNNIAKSYLQLQDYESAMHHFELAGNRTGYSEASWEVRNLVIQSYLGIFIIALIFIYFSNLVLHKVDKKTGKVTQFTQPIKKSFDKPILRELSFMFKVMRKPIDSFEDLKHGHQGSFRATLILYVAIFITFIFFNTSKGFIYQYILVEDIDITALVLGFTAVTLLFVICNYLDTSINDGIGKLKQIFMMFVYALGPLFLALLLVTLLSHVLTYNEVFFLDFIMTFGTIWSFILIYLGISEIHEYSGKETIRSIFMSLLFAIIIVVVLIIIITMWQQLYLFLDAIIKELIRNVFN; encoded by the coding sequence ATGATGAAAAATACTAAAAGAATAATTACAATTTTACTATTCATAGTTGCATTCATAGTCATATACGCCACACCAGTATTTGCATCAGCAGCTACAAGTTATACGTTGACTTTAAATGCGAAGGGCGAGTTTGTAAGAACTCAAGATGCGTATTTACCACTAAGAACTACAATGGAATTAAATTTAAACAAACCAGAAGATATGATGTTTGATGATGATGGGTTTTTATGGATAGCCGATACTGGAAATATGCGTATTTTAAAATATGACTCAGTAACAAATGAGTTATTATTCGAACTGACCTATCCTGAATTTTTAGCACCTAAAGGTTTATATATTTCCAGTCGTGGATTATATGTTGCAGATAGTGCAGCTAAAGCAGTTTTTAGATTTGATCTTGATGGTACTTTTATTGAAAAATTTGAACGTCCGGATTCCTTATCATTTGGTGAAACGAGTTTTGAACCAAGTAAAATCGCAGTGGATAATCGCGGAAATTTATATATCTATGGTGAAGGTGTTTCAAACGGTATTATCCAATTATCTAACATTGGTGAATTCTTAGGATTTTTCACAACAAATAAAATCAGACTTTCAGTCGTTCAACAATTTCAAAAACTCATACTAACACCAGAACAGTTTGATAATTTACTTGCGAGAAGTCCACAAACATTCTCAAGCATATTTATCGACGATAACTCGATGGTTTATACTACAACGATGAGTACTTATTTCAATGCTGTTAAAAAACATAACACACAAGGCGGTAATATTTTCAAACGTATGATATCTTTTGATGATGCAAGAGATATTTATGTTGACAAAGAAGGTATCGTATATGCCGGTATGCAATCAGGTGCTATATTTGTATATGATCAAACCGGTGATTTTATTTTCTATTTTGGTGCAAGTAACTCTGATATCTCCTCAAATCAAGATATCTCTGGTGTCTTCCAAAGACTTTCTTCGATTGCAGTACGAGATGATGGTGTTATATTTGCCTTAGATGATGCAAAATCATTTCTACAATCCTTTGAACCAACCGCATATGCAAAAGAAATATATAGAGCTATTAATCTATATGAAGACAGATTATACCAAGAAGCTATTGATGCATGGAGCGAAGTACTTAATTTAAATCAAATGTCTGTGATTGCTCATAATAACATTGCAAAATCTTATCTACAGTTACAGGATTATGAATCTGCAATGCATCATTTTGAACTTGCAGGTAATCGTACAGGTTATTCAGAAGCATCCTGGGAAGTTAGAAATCTTGTGATACAAAGTTATTTAGGTATATTTATTATTGCACTTATCTTTATTTACTTTAGTAATTTAGTATTACATAAAGTAGATAAAAAAACAGGTAAAGTAACTCAATTCACACAACCGATTAAAAAATCATTTGATAAACCTATCTTAAGAGAATTAAGTTTCATGTTTAAAGTCATGAGAAAACCAATCGATAGTTTTGAAGACTTAAAACATGGACATCAAGGTTCTTTTAGAGCCACACTCATTTTATATGTAGCTATCTTTATCACCTTTATTTTCTTTAATACATCTAAAGGGTTCATCTATCAATACATATTAGTAGAAGATATTGATATCACTGCACTTGTTTTAGGGTTTACAGCAGTAACCTTATTGTTTGTAATCTGTAATTATTTAGATACATCAATTAATGATGGTATCGGTAAACTTAAACAGATCTTTATGATGTTTGTATATGCTCTAGGACCTTTATTCTTAGCTTTATTACTCGTTACACTACTATCACACGTACTTACATATAATGAAGTCTTTTTCTTAGATTTTATAATGACTTTTGGCACCATTTGGTCGTTCATATTAATTTATCTAGGCATTAGTGAAATACATGAATATTCTGGTAAGGAAACCATACGAAGTATATTTATGAGTTTACTGTTTGCAATTATCATTGTTGTTGTCTTAATCATCATCATCACCATGTGGCAACAACTCTATCTATTCTTAGATGCAATTATTAAGGAGTTGATTAGAAATGTTTTCAATTAA
- a CDS encoding carbohydrate ABC transporter permease produces MSFQGTKINPTSFSKSQIPFYLILLPMAIFMLLPVLFIINQAFKPLDELFLFPPRFFVQNPTFGNFTELFRTATSTGVPLIRYLFNTLVVTIILVFLTIFLSVMTGYVLSKKHFRAKKALFGLNQTALMFVRTAVVIPTYFIIVQVGLNNNPLVHILPYLAVPVNVFLMKQFIDQVPDALIEAARIDGANDFQILFKIIYPLTKNAIATVAILTFQATWGAVEASNLYIQDESMKSFAFYLNTLALANTGSALAGVGMAAAAGLIMFLPNLIIFIIMQSRVMNTMAHAGIK; encoded by the coding sequence ATGAGTTTTCAAGGAACTAAAATAAATCCAACGAGTTTTTCTAAATCACAAATCCCTTTTTATCTAATCTTGCTTCCGATGGCTATATTTATGTTACTTCCTGTACTATTTATAATTAATCAAGCATTTAAACCTTTAGATGAATTATTCTTATTTCCTCCAAGATTCTTTGTTCAAAATCCTACTTTCGGAAATTTTACTGAACTCTTTAGAACAGCTACATCTACCGGGGTTCCTTTAATCCGATACTTATTTAATACACTGGTAGTAACAATCATTCTTGTATTTTTAACAATATTTTTAAGTGTCATGACAGGCTATGTGCTATCAAAGAAACACTTCAGAGCTAAAAAGGCGTTATTTGGTTTAAATCAAACTGCCCTAATGTTTGTTAGAACAGCAGTTGTGATTCCAACTTATTTTATTATTGTTCAAGTTGGTTTGAATAATAATCCACTTGTTCATATACTGCCTTATTTAGCAGTACCAGTGAATGTATTTTTAATGAAACAGTTTATTGATCAAGTTCCAGATGCATTAATTGAAGCTGCAAGAATCGATGGGGCAAATGACTTTCAGATCCTATTTAAAATAATCTATCCACTCACTAAAAATGCGATTGCGACAGTAGCTATTTTAACCTTTCAAGCTACATGGGGAGCAGTTGAAGCATCTAATTTATACATTCAGGATGAATCTATGAAGTCCTTTGCATTTTATTTAAATACGTTAGCACTGGCAAACACAGGTTCTGCACTAGCAGGTGTTGGTATGGCTGCAGCTGCCGGATTAATAATGTTCTTACCGAATTTAATTATTTTTATCATTATGCAGTCTAGGGTTATGAACACTATGGCTCATGCAGGGATTAAGTAG
- a CDS encoding carbohydrate ABC transporter permease produces the protein MDQTIKRKNVFFKNAKFKDSLTVFFMLLPYVLLFSLFIAFPVAIAIYLSLTSFNVIEMPQYLGLTNFINIFTQDPVFLKYILPNTLMFSLIVGPGGYMLSFLLAWMLAQIQVVPRTIIALAVYSPSMVGGVFISVVWRTLFSGDESGYINAILMDMNILDRPIQFLQSPQYLMPIIIVVALWSSMGVGFLAMLAGILNGNEELYEAAYIEGIRNKFQEVVYVTIPMMKPQMLFGAVMAIVATFTNGYIGVALSGSNPTPQNAAQLITNHIDDFGFIRYEMGYAAALSVVLLLLIWVFSKIAYRLFAEKD, from the coding sequence ATGGATCAAACGATTAAGCGTAAAAATGTATTTTTCAAAAATGCAAAGTTTAAAGATAGCCTCACAGTATTTTTCATGTTACTACCCTATGTCTTGTTATTTAGTTTATTTATAGCATTTCCTGTAGCAATTGCAATTTACCTATCTTTAACATCCTTTAATGTAATTGAAATGCCTCAATACTTGGGATTAACAAATTTCATTAATATATTTACACAAGACCCAGTATTTTTAAAATATATTTTACCAAATACATTAATGTTTTCACTAATTGTTGGACCAGGTGGCTACATGCTATCTTTCCTACTTGCATGGATGCTCGCACAAATACAAGTAGTACCAAGAACGATCATTGCACTGGCAGTTTATTCACCTTCCATGGTAGGTGGAGTATTTATTTCAGTTGTTTGGCGTACACTTTTTTCAGGTGATGAATCCGGTTATATTAATGCTATTTTGATGGATATGAATATATTGGACCGACCGATACAGTTTCTACAATCACCACAATATTTAATGCCAATTATTATCGTAGTTGCTCTATGGAGTAGTATGGGTGTAGGGTTTTTAGCAATGTTGGCTGGTATATTAAATGGGAATGAAGAACTTTATGAGGCAGCTTATATTGAAGGGATTCGTAATAAATTTCAAGAAGTTGTCTATGTAACAATACCAATGATGAAACCTCAAATGTTATTCGGAGCTGTTATGGCGATCGTGGCAACTTTCACAAACGGATATATTGGCGTTGCATTATCTGGATCTAATCCAACACCTCAAAATGCAGCACAGCTAATCACAAACCATATTGATGATTTTGGATTTATTCGCTATGAAATGGGCTATGCTGCGGCATTATCAGTAGTTTTACTTTTACTAATATGGGTATTTTCTAAAATAGCATACCGCTTATTTGCGGAAAAAGATTAA